The Candidatus Sulfotelmatobacter sp. genomic interval GGGCCCGATGCTCTCGGCCGTCGTCGTGGCCGGCCGGACCGGGGCCGCGATCGCCGCCGAGCTGGGCTCGATGGTCGTCACCGAGCAGATCGAGGCGCTGCAGTCGCTGGGCCTCTCGCCGACCCGCATGCTGGTCGTGCCGCGGCTGGTCGCGCTAGTCGTGATGCTGCCGCTGCTGACGATCCTCGCCGACGTCGTCTCGATCTTGGGCGGCGCGTGGGTCGCGCACATCTACGCGCACATCTCGTACGAGTCGTTCCTCGAATCGATGCGCTCGACGGTCGGGATCAACGACCTGTTCAAAGGTCTGGTGAAGTCGGTGGTGTTCGCCGTCATCATCGCGATCGTCGGCGCGTATCAAGGCTTGAGCACGCGCGGCGGCGCCGCCGGCGTCGGCCGCTCGACGACCAGCGCGGTCGTCGTCTCGATCATCCTGATCTTCATCTTCAACTTCACCCTCTCGTACCTGCTCTACGGTGGCAGCTGATGCCGCAGATCTGGGCGCGGCTCGAGGACGTGAGCGTGCGGTACGGTCCGAAGATCGTGATGGAGAACCTGACGCTCGACATCGTCGAAGGCGCGATCACCTGCATCATCGGGCTCTCCGGCGCCGGCAAGTCGACCACGCTGCGTCTGCTCAACGGGCTCAAGCGCCCCGACAGCGGCCACGTCTACGTCGGGGGCCGGGACATCACGCAGATGCACGAGCGCGAGCTGATCGAGCTGCGCCGCTCGATCGGCTTCTCGTTCCAGTTCGCGGCGCTGTTCGACTCGCTCACCGTCGGCGAGAACATCGCCCTGCCGCTGCGCGAGAACACCAAGATGTCCGAAGCCGAGATCGCCAAGGCCGTCGCCCAGACGCTCGAGTCGGTCGGTTTGGCGCACCTCGAGAACCGTTATCCCGCCGAGCTTTCCGGTGGCATGGTCAAACGCGCGGGCTTCGCGCGGGCGGTCGTGAGCAACCCCCACGCCGTGCTCTACGACGAGCCGACGACCGGACTCGATCCCATCATCACCCACGTGCTGACCGATCTGATCGTGACGCTGCGCCGGCGCCTGAACGGGACCGCCGTCGTCGTCTCCCACGACCTCGCGAGCATCTACCTGATGGCGGACTACATCGCGTTGCTCTTCGAAGGGGCCATCGTCGCATACGGACCGACCGACGAGATCCGCCGGTCCGAGAACCCGATCGTGCAGCAGTTCTTGCAGGGGAGCGAAGTCGGGCCGATCCCGATCTGAAACGCATGAGCAGACAGGCCGTCGTCGGACTCTTCACCATCATCGCGCTCCTGGCGCT includes:
- a CDS encoding ATP-binding cassette domain-containing protein; translated protein: MPQIWARLEDVSVRYGPKIVMENLTLDIVEGAITCIIGLSGAGKSTTLRLLNGLKRPDSGHVYVGGRDITQMHERELIELRRSIGFSFQFAALFDSLTVGENIALPLRENTKMSEAEIAKAVAQTLESVGLAHLENRYPAELSGGMVKRAGFARAVVSNPHAVLYDEPTTGLDPIITHVLTDLIVTLRRRLNGTAVVVSHDLASIYLMADYIALLFEGAIVAYGPTDEIRRSENPIVQQFLQGSEVGPIPI
- a CDS encoding ABC transporter permease yields the protein MKVLEKVGRETSDVFAYAGGVSELLADTLRFVLQLRIRMGETFDQAYLLGVQSWPIVLLTSLFTGMVFSLESAVQAVQYGVGNLVGGVVAYSTLRELGPMLSAVVVAGRTGAAIAAELGSMVVTEQIEALQSLGLSPTRMLVVPRLVALVVMLPLLTILADVVSILGGAWVAHIYAHISYESFLESMRSTVGINDLFKGLVKSVVFAVIIAIVGAYQGLSTRGGAAGVGRSTTSAVVVSIILIFIFNFTLSYLLYGGS